One segment of Salvelinus alpinus chromosome 1, SLU_Salpinus.1, whole genome shotgun sequence DNA contains the following:
- the LOC139570074 gene encoding apoptosis regulator BAX-like, producing the protein MVWYYDSIMEVAAVILRGYVIERFRAEGIQMSPEELGGTPNELQGHVLKEIVEQLLKTTEALNTNAELQRLMSEVPVCSIQDVFFGTTKELFTGGINLGKVAALHHLAYKLIHRAHAQNQPQVMVNIINWTLQLIRENLLPWISQEVWKASRKVAWWCSVTLLASLACAAAIAYWRKHR; encoded by the coding sequence ATGGTGTGGTATTATGACAGTATAATGGAGGTAGCAGCTGTAATTCTGAGAGGCTACGTTATAGAGAGATTCAGAGCAGAAGGGATACAGATGTCTCCTGAAGAGCTGGGTGGAACACCTAATGAACTCCAGGGTCATGTGTTAAAAGAGATTGTGGAACAGCTACTGAAGACTACTGAGGCACTGAACACAAATGCTGAGCTTCAACGCTTAATGAGTGAAGTCCCGGTCTGTTCTATCCAGGATGTTTTCTTTGGAACAACCAAGGAGCTTTTCACAGGTGGAATCAACTTGGGCAAAGTGGCAGCCCTTCATCACCTGGCCTACAAGCTTATTCACAGAGCACATGCACAGAACCAACCCCAAGTCATGGTTAACATAATCAACTGGACTCTACAGTTAATCAGGGAAAACCTTCTCCCTTGGATCAGTCAGGAAGTATGGAAAGCGTCCCGAAAGGTGGCATGGTGGTGCAGCGTGACGCTCCTGGCTTCACTGGCTTGTGCTGCAGCCATAGCATACTGGAGGAAGCATCGCTGA